One region of Streptomyces rishiriensis genomic DNA includes:
- a CDS encoding DUF2786 domain-containing protein, giving the protein MSSTDHTAPGDDRPGDSSGQSSGQSSGEPSGTVERAFRAALYDTADAALDTGASLLAADRAADAELARRGADFVATAWRRGWQPADLVRLVRRELDDVHVGLVSQLILTQARDDRARGRRWAAQLAELSAETPPAPVTDRFSHATTVLELYRLLLRLPALEPLEEREPHRQSSPGSHSRMLTRIRALLAKAEATGYPQEAEALTAKAQELMARHSVDEALLDAQATAPDAPGACRIGVEPPYEQAKAVLLNAVADANHCRAVWNEPFGFSTVVGFEADLESVELLYTSLLVQAQSAMARAEAAQRAGGRKRTKTFRQSFLAAYAHRIGTRLGEVTAAAETQVNDELLPVLASREVAVTAATDRMFPATVSTRLRGVTDEAGWTEGAEAADRARMRSRPRLP; this is encoded by the coding sequence GTGAGCAGCACCGACCACACCGCCCCTGGTGACGACCGCCCTGGCGACTCCTCCGGTCAGTCGTCCGGCCAGTCGTCCGGCGAGCCGTCGGGCACCGTCGAACGTGCCTTCCGGGCCGCCCTCTACGACACCGCCGACGCCGCCCTCGACACCGGCGCCTCGCTCCTCGCCGCCGACCGCGCGGCGGACGCCGAACTGGCCCGGCGGGGCGCCGATTTCGTGGCGACGGCCTGGCGTCGTGGCTGGCAGCCCGCCGACCTCGTACGGCTCGTGCGGCGCGAGCTGGACGACGTCCATGTGGGTTTGGTGTCGCAGTTGATCCTGACGCAGGCGCGGGACGACCGGGCGCGCGGGCGACGCTGGGCGGCCCAGCTGGCGGAGCTGTCCGCCGAGACTCCGCCCGCGCCCGTCACCGACCGTTTCTCGCACGCCACCACGGTCCTGGAGCTCTACCGCCTGCTGCTGCGCCTGCCCGCCCTCGAACCTCTCGAGGAACGCGAACCGCACCGGCAGTCCAGCCCGGGCTCGCACTCGCGCATGCTCACCCGCATCCGCGCGCTGCTCGCCAAGGCCGAGGCGACCGGGTATCCGCAGGAGGCGGAGGCGCTCACCGCGAAGGCGCAGGAGCTGATGGCCCGGCACAGCGTCGACGAGGCGCTGCTCGACGCCCAGGCCACGGCCCCGGACGCGCCGGGCGCCTGCCGGATCGGCGTCGAGCCGCCGTACGAACAGGCGAAGGCGGTGCTGCTGAACGCGGTCGCCGACGCCAACCACTGCCGGGCGGTGTGGAACGAACCCTTCGGCTTCTCCACTGTCGTCGGCTTCGAGGCCGACCTGGAGTCGGTGGAACTGCTCTACACCTCGCTGCTGGTGCAGGCGCAGTCGGCGATGGCCAGGGCGGAGGCGGCCCAGCGGGCCGGCGGCCGAAAGCGGACCAAGACCTTCCGGCAGTCCTTCCTCGCCGCCTACGCCCACCGCATCGGCACCCGTCTGGGCGAGGTCACCGCCGCCGCCGAGACCCAGGTGAACGACGAACTGCTGCCGGTCCTCGCCTCCCGCGAGGTCGCGGTCACTGCCGCGACGGACCGGATGTTCCCGGCAACGGTCTCCACCCGCCTGCGGGGAGTCACCGACGAGGCGGGCTGGACCGAGGGCGCCGAAGCGGCGGACCGGGCCCGGATGCGATCCCGTCCACGGCTGCCGTGA
- the rpmB gene encoding 50S ribosomal protein L28, with product MSAHCMLTGARPGFGRRISHSHRRTSRRFDPNIQSRRYWLPSESRRVRLRLSTKGIKTVDTIGVEAAVARIRARGVRI from the coding sequence GTGTCCGCCCACTGCATGCTGACCGGCGCCCGGCCGGGCTTCGGCCGTCGCATCTCCCACTCCCACCGGCGCACTTCGCGCCGCTTCGACCCGAACATCCAGTCCAGGCGCTACTGGTTGCCGAGCGAGAGCCGCCGGGTACGGCTGCGGCTGAGCACCAAGGGCATCAAGACCGTCGACACGATCGGCGTGGAAGCGGCCGTGGCACGCATCCGCGCGCGGGGGGTGCGGATCTGA
- a CDS encoding type B 50S ribosomal protein L31, whose amino-acid sequence MRKGIHPAYGPVVFRDRAANHAFLTRSTLTAAVGQKTVEWEDGNTYPVVDVETSNVSHPFYTGTARVLDTAGRVERFERRYGKRGEA is encoded by the coding sequence ATGCGCAAGGGAATCCACCCGGCCTACGGTCCCGTCGTCTTCCGTGACCGCGCCGCGAACCACGCCTTCCTCACCCGCTCGACGCTGACCGCCGCGGTCGGGCAGAAGACCGTCGAATGGGAGGACGGCAACACCTACCCCGTCGTCGACGTCGAGACCTCCAACGTCAGCCACCCCTTCTACACAGGCACCGCCCGCGTCCTGGACACGGCCGGCCGGGTCGAGCGCTTCGAGCGGCGCTACGGGAAGCGGGGCGAGGCGTGA
- a CDS encoding DUF4232 domain-containing protein, which translates to MRAVPLTVTALAAALLLTACGGGDDSASDTDASKASESTGSGSAGGTCAAADLGQEVGPVNAAPAAGDSGNVTVTLTNKGAECTLNGFPTVTLASDGGSADVPKDEAAEAQALTLPAQGTATFTITYVRGEDGGDKSLAVKTVKYGLPGASADQSFPWSYGDVALKSGKVPDATVSAFQQAGD; encoded by the coding sequence ATGCGCGCCGTTCCCCTCACCGTCACCGCCCTCGCCGCGGCCCTGCTCCTCACCGCCTGCGGCGGCGGGGACGACAGCGCGTCCGACACCGACGCGAGCAAGGCCTCCGAATCGACCGGCTCCGGCTCCGCCGGCGGCACCTGCGCCGCCGCCGACCTCGGCCAGGAGGTCGGCCCCGTCAACGCCGCTCCCGCCGCCGGCGACAGCGGCAACGTCACCGTCACGCTCACCAACAAGGGCGCGGAGTGCACCCTGAACGGCTTCCCGACCGTCACCCTCGCCTCCGACGGCGGCTCCGCGGACGTGCCGAAGGACGAGGCCGCCGAGGCTCAGGCGCTGACCCTCCCGGCGCAGGGCACCGCCACCTTCACGATCACCTACGTGCGCGGCGAGGACGGCGGCGACAAGAGCCTCGCCGTCAAGACGGTGAAGTACGGCCTGCCGGGCGCCTCGGCCGACCAGAGCTTCCCCTGGTCGTACGGCGATGTCGCCCTCAAGAGCGGCAAGGTGCCGGACGCGACGGTCAGCGCCTTCCAGCAGGCGGGCGACTGA
- a CDS encoding DUF397 domain-containing protein: MTATQLYGVAWQKSRHSNSQGSCVEFARLPGGDVAVRNSRFPDGPALVYTRAEIEAMLLGIKDGEFDHLIAS, translated from the coding sequence ATGACGGCCACACAGCTGTACGGGGTTGCCTGGCAGAAGAGCCGGCACAGCAACTCACAGGGTTCCTGTGTCGAGTTCGCGCGGCTGCCGGGCGGTGACGTGGCCGTGCGCAACTCGCGCTTTCCCGACGGTCCCGCTCTCGTCTACACCCGTGCGGAGATCGAGGCGATGCTGCTCGGCATCAAGGACGGCGAGTTCGACCACCTGATCGCGAGCTGA
- a CDS encoding helix-turn-helix domain-containing protein codes for MLLGSQLRRLREARGITREAAGYSIRASESKISRMELGRVSFKTRDVEDLLTLYGITDDTERQSLVGLAREANVAGWWHSYSDVLPNWFPTYVGLEGAAALIRAYEVQFVHGLLQTEAYAHAVVSRGMKGASAADIDRRVALRLERQKYLVAESAPDFHIVLDEAALRRPYGGREVMRGQLQHLIEISERPNVRLQVMPFSFGGHSGESGAFTILSFPESDLQDVVYLEQLTSALYLDKREDVAQYEQALKELQQDSPGPDESRDLLRGLIQLS; via the coding sequence ATGCTGCTCGGCTCGCAACTACGGCGACTGCGTGAGGCCCGCGGCATCACGCGCGAGGCGGCGGGATACTCGATCAGGGCTTCCGAGTCGAAGATCAGCCGGATGGAACTGGGCCGGGTGAGCTTCAAGACCCGGGACGTCGAGGATCTGCTGACGCTGTACGGCATCACGGACGACACCGAGCGCCAGTCGCTCGTCGGGCTCGCCCGTGAGGCCAACGTGGCGGGTTGGTGGCACAGTTACTCGGACGTCCTGCCCAACTGGTTCCCCACCTACGTCGGTCTGGAGGGCGCGGCCGCGCTGATCCGGGCGTACGAGGTCCAGTTCGTGCACGGCCTGCTGCAGACCGAGGCGTACGCCCACGCGGTCGTCAGCCGGGGCATGAAGGGTGCGAGCGCGGCCGACATCGACCGGCGGGTGGCGCTGCGCCTGGAGCGGCAGAAGTACCTCGTCGCCGAGAGCGCGCCCGACTTCCACATCGTCCTCGACGAGGCGGCGCTGCGCCGGCCGTACGGTGGCCGCGAGGTGATGCGCGGACAGCTCCAGCATCTGATCGAGATCTCCGAGCGCCCCAACGTGCGGCTCCAGGTCATGCCGTTCAGCTTCGGCGGGCACTCCGGTGAGTCCGGCGCCTTCACCATCCTGAGCTTCCCGGAGTCCGACCTTCAGGACGTCGTGTACCTGGAGCAGCTCACCAGCGCCCTGTACCTCGACAAGCGCGAGGACGTCGCGCAGTACGAGCAGGCGCTGAAGGAACTCCAGCAGGACAGCCCCGGTCCGGACGAGAGCCGTGACCTCCTGCGCGGGCTGATCCAGCTGTCATAG
- the rpsN gene encoding 30S ribosomal protein S14 — translation MAKKSKIAKNGKRQETVARYAARRAALKETIRRPSSTEVEREAARQELRAQPRDASATRVRNRDQVDGRPRGYFRTFGLSRVGLRAQAHAGYLPGVRKSSW, via the coding sequence ATGGCGAAGAAGAGCAAGATCGCGAAGAACGGCAAGCGGCAGGAGACCGTCGCGCGGTACGCGGCACGGCGGGCCGCGCTCAAGGAGACCATCCGGCGGCCGTCCTCGACGGAGGTCGAACGGGAGGCCGCCCGGCAGGAGTTGCGCGCCCAGCCGCGGGACGCCAGCGCGACGCGGGTACGCAACCGGGACCAGGTTGACGGGCGCCCGCGCGGGTACTTCCGTACGTTCGGACTGTCCCGCGTGGGTCTGCGGGCGCAGGCCCACGCGGGGTATCTGCCCGGGGTCCGGAAGTCGTCCTGGTAG
- a CDS encoding Clp protease N-terminal domain-containing protein, producing the protein MTSPRPGTTSSVRLDDLIDAIKKVHNEPLDQLQDAVIAADHLGDVADHLIGHFVDQARRSGASWTDIGRSMGVTRQAAQKRFVPKESAGLDASQGFARYTPRARNVVMAAHNASKTAGNAEGLPAHLVLGLLAEPEAFAAKAIAEQGVSLEAVREAATAALPPAADEVPELVPYGPDAKKVLELTFREALRLGHNYVGTEHILLALLEYENGEGLLSGLGIDKPGTERYVAKTLAAISTTQEQEQSQERGQEQEGGQA; encoded by the coding sequence ATGACGTCTCCACGACCCGGCACCACCTCGTCCGTCCGTCTCGACGACCTCATCGACGCCATCAAGAAGGTCCACAACGAGCCGCTCGACCAGCTTCAGGACGCCGTCATCGCCGCCGACCACCTGGGCGACGTGGCGGACCATCTGATCGGCCACTTCGTCGACCAGGCCCGCCGCTCGGGCGCCTCCTGGACCGACATCGGCCGGAGCATGGGCGTCACCCGGCAGGCCGCCCAGAAGCGGTTCGTGCCGAAGGAGTCGGCCGGCCTCGACGCGAGCCAGGGCTTCGCCCGCTACACCCCCCGCGCGCGGAACGTGGTCATGGCCGCGCACAACGCGTCCAAGACCGCCGGCAACGCCGAGGGGCTGCCCGCGCACCTCGTCCTCGGCCTGCTCGCCGAGCCGGAGGCCTTCGCGGCGAAGGCGATCGCCGAGCAGGGCGTCTCCCTGGAGGCGGTCCGTGAGGCCGCGACCGCCGCGCTCCCGCCGGCCGCGGACGAGGTGCCCGAGCTGGTCCCCTACGGCCCGGACGCCAAGAAGGTCCTGGAGCTCACCTTCCGCGAGGCGCTCCGCCTCGGCCACAACTACGTCGGCACCGAGCACATCCTGCTGGCCCTGCTGGAGTACGAGAACGGCGAGGGCCTCCTCAGCGGCCTCGGCATCGACAAACCCGGCACCGAACGGTACGTCGCGAAAACCCTGGCCGCGATCTCGACGACACAGGAGCAGGAGCAGAGCCAGGAGCGGGGACAGGAGCAGGAGGGGGGACAGGCGTAG
- the rpsR gene encoding 30S ribosomal protein S18, whose protein sequence is MPRKSERRPAEPRPNPLDQAEITYIDYKDTDLLRRFLSDRGKIRSRRVTRISARQQRQLSRAIKNAREMALLPRRTAN, encoded by the coding sequence ATGCCCCGCAAGAGCGAACGCCGGCCCGCCGAGCCCCGCCCCAACCCGCTCGACCAGGCCGAGATCACGTACATCGACTACAAGGACACCGACCTTCTGCGGAGGTTCCTCTCCGACCGGGGCAAGATCCGCAGCCGCCGGGTCACCCGCATCTCCGCCCGACAGCAACGTCAGTTGTCCCGAGCGATCAAAAACGCCCGAGAAATGGCCCTCCTTCCACGCCGAACCGCCAACTGA
- a CDS encoding ATP-binding protein has product MLEPLRQGLPPLDPAAVSNAASCALPARFEAVREARQFTKRTLGQWDVGDRFDDACLVVSELVTNALRHGLSPDEVPHVPDRQHPPVRLHLMRWTERLVCAVRDPSRESPLPRESEDFSAESGRGLFLVDSFADGWGWHPLSGSLGGKVVWALFRLHTAAE; this is encoded by the coding sequence ATGCTCGAGCCGTTACGGCAGGGCCTTCCGCCGCTGGATCCCGCGGCCGTGTCCAACGCCGCCTCATGCGCTCTGCCCGCCCGCTTCGAAGCGGTCCGCGAGGCGCGGCAGTTCACCAAGAGAACCCTCGGCCAGTGGGACGTCGGCGACCGTTTCGACGATGCCTGTCTGGTCGTCTCGGAGCTGGTGACCAACGCGCTGAGACACGGACTGTCCCCCGACGAGGTCCCGCACGTACCGGATCGGCAGCATCCGCCGGTGCGGCTGCACCTGATGCGCTGGACCGAGCGGCTCGTGTGCGCGGTGCGCGATCCCAGCCGGGAGAGTCCGCTGCCCCGTGAGAGCGAGGACTTCTCGGCGGAGTCGGGCCGCGGCCTGTTCCTCGTCGACTCCTTCGCCGACGGCTGGGGCTGGCACCCGCTGTCCGGCAGCCTGGGCGGCAAGGTCGTCTGGGCGCTGTTCCGGCTGCACACAGCTGCCGAATGA
- a CDS encoding CobW family GTP-binding protein, with product MSLSVVIVGGLHADARRATVRRLLADVPGSVVLHHDLSTAVAGTVVRTVGDATGILSAAETPLVNDCACCALREDLVPELRRLADDGSTRLAVVELWDSVEPKAMAEVVVAGGLTLTGVVTAVDPALLLPCLGNGDDLAECGLAAAATDRRTVADTFARQLEYAPVLAVVDSPEADDEDRELLAQLHPTARRVAIGPADPADARSALARAVLAGFDVESAAAAQHPACALLPAEADAHGVSTFVWHRRRPFHPERLYAALEDLTCAAARSRGRFRLADKPDVLLHWDAAGGALCLESAGPWLASLPDAAWDMVPPVRRAAAALDWHPEHGDRCQHLVFTSPGLDRDGLARLLESCLLTDAEYAAGRAAWKRLPPAFDTLLEV from the coding sequence GTGAGCCTGTCGGTCGTCATCGTCGGCGGGCTGCACGCCGATGCCCGCCGGGCGACGGTCAGGCGTCTGCTCGCCGACGTCCCGGGCAGCGTCGTCCTGCACCACGACCTCTCGACGGCCGTGGCGGGTACGGTCGTACGGACCGTCGGCGACGCCACCGGAATCCTCTCCGCCGCTGAGACGCCCCTCGTGAACGACTGCGCCTGCTGCGCCCTGCGCGAGGATCTCGTCCCCGAACTGCGCCGCCTCGCCGACGACGGCAGCACGCGTCTCGCGGTCGTCGAACTGTGGGACTCCGTCGAGCCCAAGGCCATGGCCGAGGTGGTCGTGGCCGGCGGGCTCACGCTCACCGGGGTCGTCACCGCCGTCGACCCGGCGCTGCTCCTGCCCTGCCTCGGCAACGGCGACGACCTCGCCGAGTGCGGTCTCGCCGCGGCCGCCACCGACCGGCGCACGGTCGCCGACACCTTCGCGCGCCAGCTGGAGTACGCGCCCGTGCTGGCCGTCGTCGACTCCCCGGAGGCCGACGACGAGGACCGCGAACTGCTGGCGCAACTGCACCCGACGGCCCGTCGGGTCGCGATCGGGCCGGCCGACCCTGCCGACGCGCGGTCGGCGCTCGCCCGGGCGGTGCTGGCCGGCTTCGACGTCGAGTCGGCCGCCGCCGCCCAGCACCCGGCCTGTGCGCTGCTGCCCGCCGAGGCCGACGCGCACGGGGTGAGCACCTTCGTCTGGCACCGGCGCCGCCCGTTCCACCCGGAGCGGCTGTACGCGGCGCTGGAGGATCTGACCTGTGCCGCCGCCCGCAGCCGGGGCCGCTTCCGGCTCGCCGACAAGCCCGACGTCCTGCTCCACTGGGACGCGGCCGGCGGAGCGCTGTGTCTGGAGTCGGCCGGTCCGTGGCTGGCGTCCCTGCCCGACGCGGCCTGGGACATGGTCCCGCCGGTGCGCCGGGCCGCCGCCGCGCTGGACTGGCACCCCGAGCACGGCGACCGCTGCCAGCACCTGGTCTTCACGTCTCCCGGTCTCGACCGCGACGGCCTGGCGCGTCTCCTCGAATCCTGCCTGCTCACCGACGCCGAGTACGCCGCGGGCCGGGCCGCCTGGAAGCGGCTGCCGCCCGCCTTCGACACCCTCCTGGAGGTCTGA
- the rpmG gene encoding 50S ribosomal protein L33 — protein MARNELRPVIRLRSTVGTGYTYVTRKNRRNDPDRMTLRKYDPVVGRHVDFREER, from the coding sequence ATGGCACGCAACGAACTCCGCCCGGTCATCAGGCTCCGGTCCACGGTGGGAACCGGCTACACCTACGTGACCCGCAAGAACCGCCGCAACGACCCGGACCGCATGACCCTGCGCAAGTACGACCCCGTCGTCGGCCGTCACGTCGACTTCCGAGAGGAGCGCTGA